taaccccaaatgctagatccccgatcgtcccaactgggctccactactgatcatcaggaaaagaaacatagtaacgaccacgttcctcatcgaactcccacttgagctcggttgcgtcatctgcactggcatcgtcggcacctgcaactgttttggtagaatctgtgagtcacgaggactcggcaatctcacacccgcgagatcaagactatttaagcttataggaaaggatggtgtaatgaggtggagctgcagcaggcagtaagcatatatggtggctaacatacgcaaatgagagcgagaagagaagcaacgcaacggtcgcgaagctagaaatgatcaagaagtgatcctgaaactacttacgttcatgcataactcaaaccgtgttcacttcccggactccgccgagaagagaccatcacggctacacacacggttgatgtattttaattaagtcaagtgacaagttctctacaaccggacattgacaaattcccatctgcctcataaccgtgggcacggctttcgaaagataataccctgcaggggtgtcccaacttagcccattataagctctcacggtcaacgaaggataaaccttctcccgagaagacccgatcagtctcggaatcccggtttacaatacatttcgacaatggtaaaacaagaccagcaaagccgcccgaatgtgccgacaaatcctgataggagctgcacatatctcgttctcagggcacaccggatgggcaagacgtcgggttggcatagactctggttgcccagggggcgccggacatcgcccagtttgggccagcactcgaaggagcactggtccgggggtttaaataaagatgaccctcgggctcgcgaaaacccaagggaaaaggcttaggcggcaaatggtaaaaccaaagttgggccttgctggaggagttttattcaaggcgaactgtcaagggggtcccataaatcacgcaaccgcgtaaggaacgcaaactcaaggaacataataccggtatgacggaaactagggcggcaagagtggaacaaaacaccaggcataaggccgagccttccaccctttaccagatatatagatgcattaattaaataagagatattgtgatactccaaaatatccatgttccaacatggaaccaacttcaacttcacctgcaactagcaacgctataagaagggctgagcaaaagcggtaacttagccaaacaacggtttgctaggaaaggatggttagaggcttgacatggcaatatgggaggcatgatatagcaagtggtaggtagcgcagcatggtaatagaacgaacaactagcaaagcaaagatagaagtgatttcgagggtatggtcatcttgcctgcaaggttctcaaagttgtcgaaagcttgatcctcgtaagcgtactcaacaggatcctcgttcacgaactcgtctcccggctctacccacaacaagaacacaagcaaacggaaccacaatcaaccacgggaaatgcacaagcaacatgatgcaaaacatgtatgatatgcgagatatgatatgcgatgcatatgcgtgctccggaagaaaaatgatgaacaaggcagtaacttggcaagccaagcatgccactggaaatataagatgatttcggtcgaaatcgatataaagatcaccggaaacggatgtacggtttgcaaatggcaagcaaaacaagaatgacacgattctgcgattaacagcatgatagcacttaaaatgcatcaagtaactatgatacagcactccaacatagcaacaaatcatatggaagtaatctaaaggagatgcttgacaaaagatgaacactgagctacggctagatcacaacataacaggttcaaacaagcatggcaaaaatgcaaaagataacaggttcacagacttagtgaaattactggacatggctgaaacagcatcaggtagcaaagttcagagcaagaaatcaacatgctacaggaacttaacatagcaaaacaaggcatggaatgaatctaataaatgcatatgacaaaactcccttactgaccataagccaaaaaggaccagaagatatgatggcaaccatgtaaacatagcaagtttcgttaacaggtttcagacttagcagaaaacagagcatgacagaaacagacattatgagggcatatttgtgagcttgacgcactcaccacaaagcaatacatgacaaaacaatcatacctatagcaagatggcatatttatgaagctatccatgacaatagaaaatacatatcatgtatggaaaaactacaacaagcttggcaaaattgaatatcatgttaacattctgccagaaatattttgtagcaaaagtagagcaagattcagacatgctatggcactccataattgcaaaaaagggcatgaatggatagagcacaactatatctacaaaacatccttactgaatatcaccaaaaggagcatggactctctgtagacacatggatacatagcaacaaaataacagcagtcacagacttggtaaaattactaagaaattactaagtctctgaaaacagaaacatcacgaagcctagtttgcatgcttgtgctagtcaccacatagatcacaaaaatacatggcatacacatCTATAAAGATGgtatggcatacaacaaaacacttgtagagatcatgcccataagatgcacacattaaatgcaacaaaaataacaaaacctcatgttctgataagtaacagctgttaacagcatatagcactcttgcaccagagatttgggcatcaagatggactcaaatgaacatgtcataatggaacaaaatgaagagcatctagagacgaacatttcgatatattacacgcgcgaaacggagctatatgcagagagttatgatgcgatgaacagaggCATATTATGCAAATATTTCCAGACTTGGAGAAAATCGAGGGGGGGGGAAGAGTCAACCGCCAGcggtggatctggatcggggcgcgGCCGAGCTCGCCGGAGTGGAGGACGGGGACGCCGGcggggcggcgtgcggcggcgcggccggccgcggtcggcgagggagaggaggcggcgaccggcggggaagaggaggcggcgacgcggcggcgccggaggaggacagcggcggggcgcggggctggcgcctgggcggcggcgcgggaaAGACGGGCCGGAAGGGCCCGACGCGGGCTCTtcgggccggcggcgcggtggaggccggggtgccacgtggcagcccctggttggccgggcgcggcggcggggatgcGTCCGGCCGGcagcggacgtgtccggcggcgcagaggcgattttgctagggtttcgcccggatttcggaggggggtgtatttataggtagagggagctaggaggctccaaatggagtgcggttttcgtccagacgatcgtgatcgaacgacctagagcatggaggtgacttagatgggttttgggctgtttggaggggggtttgctgcaacacacaaaaggactttgcgttacccggttaaccgttggagtatcaaacgacctccaaatggaacgaaacttgacaggtggtctaccggtggtgtaccaagaccacttgacaagactcggtccattccgagaacgttcaacacccgctcacgaaaagaaacaaaaggggtgcgccggtgcatgtgggagtgccggattgcaaaacggacaacggggaaaatgctcggatgcatgaggcgaacacgtatgcaaatgagatgcacatgatgacatgataagaaatgcatgacatgaacaaaatgcaaaacgaaatacaaaacccgaccacgaagggaatatcataacacatagccgaaaatggcaagagttggagttaaaaatatggaaagttacatccggggtgttacactctacttgcgagccgttagattcatcaaacttcacatctaccgtctcttcaacctttcgggtgaaattgttgtagacacgataagtgtgagagtttgagccataaccaagtaggaaaccttcatgagatttaggagcaaatttagaatgacgatgcttatcaagaatgtagcactctgagccaaatactcgaaagtatccaacttggggtttgttaccggtgaggagctcgtatgtcgtcttgccgagtagcttgtgaagatacaatcgatttgttgcatgacaagctgtcacaaccgcttccgcccaaaagtgttttggagtcttgtactcatcaagcatcgttcttgccatctcaataagagtccggttctttctctcaacaactccattttgttgaggtgtgtacgtagccgagaactcgtgtgaaatcccctcttcatcaagaaaggtatccacatttgcgttcttgaactccgttccattgtcgctccgaacctttttgatcttcacgtcaaattgattttgggccttcctagcgaagtttttgaagatcttttggacctgcaatttgtcatcaagaaagaacacccacgtaaatcttgaaaaatcatcaactatgactagaccaaatgagttaccaccgagactcttgtaggcatttggaccaaagagatccatgtgaagtagctcgagtggtcttctcgtggtcatgatgttcttcgcgcgatgacttcctccaacctgtttccctgcctgacaagcactacaaagtctatccttgtcaaatatgacatcttttactccaaggatatgatcacctttaataagcttatcaagatttcgcatgcccacatgacctagtcttctatgccacaaccagcctttagaagatttagcaattaagcaagttctaggttgagcctttttagtgaagtcaacaatgtaaagatcacctctacgtataccggtaaagaccattttacgattgtctctacgaaacacttggcaatctacctcagtaaataggacattgaaaccgaaatcagcaagtctagatactgaaagtaaattgtacccaagagattcaacgagcatgacattttgtatggagctatcatgtgagatggccaccttaccgaggccaactaccttaccctttgagttatcaccaaaggtgacatactttcgagggccgtcgttttcagcaagctca
This sequence is a window from Aegilops tauschii subsp. strangulata cultivar AL8/78 chromosome 7, Aet v6.0, whole genome shotgun sequence. Protein-coding genes within it:
- the LOC120967894 gene encoding retrovirus-related Pol polyprotein from transposon TNT 1-94, with protein sequence MSVDTFESMGRGWDGIREEESPHALGYRLVRRANERRRGGVGGRRGHRGEPLRPVTAPAPAGEIHGRGGPPRRLRVLDGLRDCRGCGSGSYHISSLVEVEYSQSLKIGVDQSQDDVEHGYYDEDDDDSDYDLDDAMRHFGLMANLRGYMAGGKEWVLDSGCTDHMTGDKDMFRELAENDGPRKYVTFGDNSKGKVVGLGKVAISHDSSIQNVMLVESLGYNLLSVSRLADFGFNVLFTEVDCQVFRRDNRKMVFTGIRRGDLYIVDFTKKAQPRTCLIAKSSKGWLWHRRLGHVGMRNLDKLIKGDHILGVKDVIFDKDRLCSACQAGKQVGGSHRAKNIMTTRRPLELLHMDLFGPNAYKSLGGNSFGLVIVDDFSRFTWVFFLDDKLQVQKIFKNFARKAQNQFDVKIKKVRSDNGTEFKNANVDTFLDEEGISHEFSATYTPQQNGVVERKNRTLIEMARTMLDEYKTPKHFWAEAVVTACHATNRLYLHKLLGKTTYELLTGNKPQVGYFRVFGSECYILDKHRHSKFAPKSHEGFLLGYGSNSHTYRVYNNFTRKVEETVDVKFDESNGSQVECNTPDVTFHIFNSNSCHFRLCVMIFPSWSGFGHTRAPAAGLAAAQRRAAAMAVGRAGGRAGGRRGRQGPEARGCGGRRLAGQAAGGGGGGRNAWAQRAVRAAGGANGRKAATASACPGGGGARQSGRGEGRRGDRAAPAAAGGRVSERRPRSCSSSTAAVDERGGTARQAGRAVRRH